A genome region from Proteus vulgaris includes the following:
- a CDS encoding fimbrial protein: protein MNKYIILGCLSAILYTPTTFAEFRAEFTTKTVTYSAPIYVSRSAPILTEIATIPLGTMNAWTWWNLSGNAVRPGIYLPGSFNTSSPRVNGAYVKEFNSSGVGYTLHGTISGGCSGAAYVDGQQNIDGNFSNRLICTTYATSGNYSVSLEMKLYKLRDNVKSQTIPASRVAMLIIYNNGFITSDYVGKTEPVINLSSLNIVSSGCDVVNNNINVPLGTVPKSSFSGVGSVSPESIKDFNINLSCDPVSPIKIRFNGVADDQQTAGTISLSNPTDNNTAKGYGIQVKYKNQPIKLGELITVSEKNSSAGNYSIPLEAGYIQTSDTTSAGKANGTLQFTMQYH from the coding sequence ATGAATAAATATATAATCCTAGGTTGTCTGTCTGCTATTTTGTATACACCAACCACATTTGCAGAATTTAGGGCAGAGTTTACCACTAAAACCGTCACCTACTCCGCGCCCATTTATGTCTCACGTTCGGCACCAATTTTAACGGAAATTGCGACGATCCCGTTAGGAACGATGAACGCATGGACATGGTGGAACCTTTCTGGAAATGCTGTCAGACCAGGAATTTATTTACCGGGTTCATTTAATACGTCTAGTCCTAGAGTTAATGGCGCATATGTCAAAGAATTTAACAGTAGTGGTGTGGGGTATACCTTACATGGCACCATTAGTGGGGGTTGTAGCGGCGCTGCTTATGTCGATGGTCAGCAAAACATTGATGGTAACTTCAGCAATCGCCTAATTTGCACAACCTATGCTACCAGTGGAAATTATTCTGTTTCATTAGAAATGAAGCTTTATAAATTACGAGATAATGTAAAATCACAAACGATCCCTGCATCACGGGTCGCTATGCTTATTATCTACAATAATGGCTTTATCACCAGTGACTATGTAGGAAAAACTGAGCCTGTAATTAATCTATCCTCTTTAAATATTGTCTCTAGTGGCTGCGATGTTGTGAATAATAATATTAATGTGCCATTAGGTACTGTGCCTAAATCGAGTTTTAGTGGTGTTGGCTCTGTAAGTCCCGAAAGTATTAAAGATTTTAATATTAATTTGAGTTGTGATCCGGTTTCGCCCATTAAGATCCGATTTAATGGTGTTGCGGATGATCAACAAACTGCTGGAACGATTAGCTTAAGTAATCCAACAGACAACAATACTGCCAAGGGGTACGGTATCCAAGTTAAATATAAAAATCAGCCTATCAAACTGGGGGAATTAATTACTGTCAGTGAAAAAAATAGCAGTGCAGGAAATTATTCTATTCCTTTAGAAGCCGGTTATATTCAAACATCAGATACAACGAGTGCAGGTAAAGCAAACGGAACATTACAGTTTACAATGCAATATCACTGA
- a CDS encoding fimbria/pilus outer membrane usher protein, protein MTLSIIALSTKQLSVFPTDNLCRHCLLAMAITSILFPYQVIAEEKFNPDALNLGIENQIADINNLDYFSYTGGQLPGVYSVDIYLNNKLIDNRQVRFIFDEEKKALTPELTKQDLLNWGVKESATSQFSQQASTSIITDIANVIPNAKYQYDFSRARLSFSIPQIALYNYGQGYIPPAQWNDGINAAFVNYSYRQNQYWYRDQDNSNSIFLGLRSGVNVGAWRLRNHSNYNKNGDNSSQWNSLQTYVERDIRSLKSRLTIGETASDNDVLESIPYRGIKLASDESMLPQSQRGFAPIVRGIAQSNAVVTVRQNNSIIYQTSVPPGEFAISDLYPTSYSGDLQVTIEEADGTTRTFSQPFSAVPMMQRAGNLKYSVDIGKYHVDTAARKPNFFQTSAIYGLPYNLSIYGGTLISADYQAYALGTGVNLGYLGAVSADITHAKTTLINDDEAQGQSYRIQYSKYLPDTKTGFSLASYRYSTKDYYDFSAANERFSHLYRKKKQFQLSVSQSLGDLGYLSLNGYQQYYWYQDRVDRNVNVSFNSNYRALSYSVSYAYNKRQESGLTDQILSISFSLPFNIGQNNNWLSYRYNTSKQGDSISSVSLSGTQLDDNNLQYDISQNYNHSRQEYSGAVNGTYSASGGEISAGYSYDKRYQSMNWGATGALLVHQGGITPSRTIYDSAILIKAEDIDNLKVSSAQSLYTNAQGYAVIPNVSRYERNKVTVDPASLTGNNDVELTSTTVIPTKGAIVLADFKARKGARVLANLHYNGTPLPFGTQVEIYKDDHLLSSGIVANDGEVFLNGVPEHSQLRAKWGNSAVERCQTTLNVDLALEKIQFLQLECR, encoded by the coding sequence ATGACTTTATCCATCATCGCATTATCTACAAAGCAATTATCGGTCTTTCCTACCGATAATCTCTGTCGCCATTGTCTACTTGCCATGGCGATAACCTCTATTTTATTTCCTTATCAGGTGATTGCTGAAGAGAAATTTAATCCTGATGCACTCAATTTAGGAATAGAAAACCAAATCGCAGATATTAATAACCTTGATTATTTTTCTTATACCGGAGGACAGCTTCCTGGTGTCTATTCTGTTGATATTTATCTCAATAATAAACTAATCGACAATCGCCAAGTCCGTTTTATTTTTGATGAAGAAAAAAAAGCACTGACACCAGAGCTCACCAAACAAGATTTATTAAATTGGGGGGTGAAAGAATCTGCAACTTCGCAATTTAGTCAGCAAGCAAGCACATCAATAATTACCGATATTGCTAACGTTATTCCGAATGCAAAGTATCAGTATGATTTTTCACGAGCACGTCTGTCGTTTTCTATACCACAAATTGCTTTATACAATTATGGGCAAGGTTATATTCCACCAGCACAGTGGAACGATGGCATAAATGCGGCTTTTGTTAACTATTCTTATCGTCAAAATCAGTATTGGTATCGTGACCAAGATAATAGTAACTCTATTTTCTTAGGGTTACGTAGTGGCGTTAACGTTGGTGCTTGGCGTTTACGTAACCACAGTAACTACAATAAAAATGGTGATAACTCATCTCAATGGAATAGCTTACAGACTTATGTTGAGCGAGATATTCGTAGTTTAAAAAGTCGCTTAACTATAGGTGAAACTGCGTCTGATAATGATGTATTAGAGAGTATTCCTTATCGTGGCATTAAATTAGCTTCTGATGAAAGCATGTTGCCACAAAGCCAACGTGGATTTGCTCCCATCGTCAGAGGTATCGCGCAAAGTAATGCCGTTGTCACCGTTCGACAAAATAACAGCATCATTTATCAGACTTCCGTTCCACCGGGTGAGTTTGCCATTTCAGATTTGTATCCCACGTCTTACAGTGGTGATTTACAGGTTACGATTGAAGAGGCCGATGGAACAACCCGTACTTTTTCACAACCTTTTTCTGCTGTTCCCATGATGCAACGTGCAGGTAACTTAAAATACAGTGTAGATATTGGTAAATATCATGTAGATACGGCCGCAAGAAAACCTAATTTCTTTCAAACCTCGGCTATTTATGGGCTTCCTTATAATTTATCCATTTATGGTGGCACATTAATCTCTGCTGATTATCAAGCTTATGCGTTAGGCACAGGCGTTAATCTTGGCTATTTAGGTGCCGTTTCTGCGGATATTACTCATGCGAAAACAACGCTAATAAATGACGATGAAGCCCAAGGGCAATCTTATCGTATTCAATATTCTAAATATTTACCTGATACTAAAACTGGTTTTTCACTCGCTTCCTATCGCTATTCAACAAAAGATTATTACGATTTCTCAGCAGCTAATGAGCGTTTTTCTCATCTATATCGTAAGAAAAAACAGTTCCAATTATCTGTATCTCAATCTTTAGGCGATTTGGGCTATCTCTCATTAAATGGTTATCAGCAATATTATTGGTATCAAGACAGGGTCGATCGTAATGTTAATGTGAGTTTTAACTCAAATTATCGTGCATTAAGCTATAGCGTCTCTTATGCCTATAACAAACGTCAAGAAAGCGGATTAACCGATCAGATTTTATCTATTAGTTTTAGTCTTCCATTTAATATTGGTCAGAATAACAACTGGTTAAGTTATCGCTATAACACCAGTAAACAAGGTGATTCTATTAGTTCTGTGAGTTTAAGTGGTACTCAGTTGGACGATAACAATCTGCAATATGATATTTCACAAAACTACAATCATTCTCGTCAAGAATACAGTGGCGCTGTTAACGGCACTTACAGCGCTTCTGGAGGGGAGATCAGCGCAGGTTACAGTTACGACAAACGCTATCAATCAATGAATTGGGGCGCGACTGGCGCACTTTTAGTTCATCAAGGTGGGATCACACCATCTCGTACCATTTACGATTCTGCCATTTTAATTAAAGCAGAAGATATTGATAACTTAAAAGTCAGTAGCGCACAAAGTTTGTATACCAATGCACAAGGTTATGCAGTCATTCCTAATGTTTCACGTTATGAACGTAATAAAGTGACTGTTGATCCCGCTTCTTTAACAGGTAATAACGACGTTGAATTAACATCGACAACCGTTATTCCAACCAAAGGCGCCATTGTCTTAGCCGATTTCAAAGCAAGAAAAGGGGCTCGTGTGCTTGCAAACTTACACTACAACGGAACACCATTACCATTTGGTACTCAAGTTGAGATTTATAAAGACGACCACCTGCTTTCAAGTGGAATTGTAGCCAATGATGGTGAGGTTTTCTTAAATGGTGTACCTGAACACAGCCAACTACGCGCTAAGTGGGGTAATAGTGCTGTTGAACGGTGCCAAACAACGTTAAATGTGGATCTTGCCTTAGAAAAAATCCAATTTTTACAACTTGAATGCAGATAG
- a CDS encoding molecular chaperone, producing the protein MKKNILLTLFLLFSLITESHAAGVSVGGTRFVYNDNAREISIPILNTDKEKPYLIQSWVSAFQGTEKTPFIATPPLFRIEPDSTGTARISYTGEPLNSNTEVVYWLNIKSIPPVEKSPENQLQLVINSQFKLFLRSNDIEPLNFNNVELSKQSQGLVLNNKTPYHLTIKHIFIDDKRYPYDPLINPHQEVVLLKESLISQKVTVQFINDYGATVDKVLN; encoded by the coding sequence ATGAAAAAGAATATCCTTCTAACTCTATTTTTATTATTTTCTCTCATAACGGAAAGCCATGCTGCAGGAGTCAGTGTAGGGGGAACTCGGTTTGTTTATAACGATAATGCGCGTGAAATAAGCATTCCTATTCTTAATACCGATAAAGAAAAACCTTATCTTATCCAGAGTTGGGTTTCTGCTTTTCAAGGTACAGAAAAAACACCTTTTATTGCAACGCCACCGCTTTTTCGTATCGAACCTGATAGCACAGGAACTGCACGTATTTCCTATACGGGTGAACCGTTAAATTCAAATACTGAAGTCGTCTATTGGCTAAATATAAAATCAATTCCACCTGTTGAAAAAAGCCCTGAAAATCAATTACAACTCGTCATTAATTCTCAATTTAAACTCTTTTTACGCTCTAATGATATTGAGCCACTTAATTTTAATAACGTCGAATTGTCAAAACAAAGCCAAGGCTTAGTGCTTAATAATAAAACACCTTATCACCTAACAATTAAACATATTTTTATTGATGACAAACGCTACCCTTACGACCCTTTAATCAACCCTCATCAAGAAGTGGTGTTACTTAAAGAGAGTCTCATTTCTCAGAAAGTCACTGTGCAGTTTATTAATGACTACGGTGCAACTGTAGATAAAGTATTAAATTAA
- a CDS encoding fimbrial protein, with product MSKLNKSLYLLGMSLSLLSTPAVFASGTINFIGEITDQACTVDSSSKNLTVDLGKVSSKSLAAKGEVAGLKDFTIKLIDCPLNTTVAVRFGGNRDAVDSDILAIEQVSGGATNVGIALFEKDAVSPIKLYDDSKEVEITGTEINLDYVARYKATAQATPGPANGSAVYSIQYK from the coding sequence ATGAGCAAATTAAATAAATCACTCTATTTATTAGGGATGAGTCTCTCTCTACTTTCTACACCTGCTGTTTTTGCATCGGGCACAATTAACTTTATCGGAGAAATAACAGATCAAGCCTGTACTGTCGATAGTTCATCTAAAAATCTAACCGTAGATTTAGGAAAAGTATCATCAAAAAGTTTAGCGGCTAAAGGTGAAGTTGCAGGCTTAAAAGACTTCACAATTAAACTCATTGATTGCCCACTGAATACCACTGTGGCTGTCCGTTTTGGTGGAAATCGCGATGCCGTTGATAGCGATATTTTAGCGATCGAGCAAGTCTCTGGTGGCGCAACAAATGTGGGTATCGCTCTCTTTGAAAAAGATGCCGTGTCTCCAATCAAACTATATGACGATTCAAAAGAAGTCGAAATCACAGGGACAGAAATTAACTTAGACTATGTTGCACGTTACAAAGCAACAGCCCAAGCAACACCTGGCCCAGCAAATGGATCTGCTGTTTATAGCATCCAATATAAATAA
- a CDS encoding LysR substrate-binding domain-containing protein — MLNNKLKINVLIDPLYISGAFWNKLSQFIKENRHYDINIHKTALSKSDILAQKDHDLVITHYNIKSLQPIDLESIKTVLVTHPKSVLQHLQHDELSKELQQHTYISLLADSSNVDHNNQVIHVGSVETAINLVKQGIGYSRLPLTVVQEELNKNTIKQLKTHNEDKEYKFYLYLNKNSFSAGDIKNLLSLINNPHQNLISD, encoded by the coding sequence TTGCTTAACAATAAGTTAAAGATAAATGTACTCATCGATCCTTTATATATTTCAGGTGCTTTCTGGAATAAATTATCTCAATTTATTAAAGAGAATAGACATTATGATATTAATATTCATAAAACTGCACTCAGTAAATCAGATATTTTAGCGCAAAAAGATCACGATTTGGTGATCACACATTATAATATAAAATCATTACAACCCATTGATTTAGAAAGCATTAAAACCGTATTAGTAACACACCCTAAGAGTGTTTTACAACATCTTCAACATGATGAATTATCTAAGGAATTACAACAACATACCTATATTTCTTTACTCGCTGATAGTTCAAATGTCGATCATAATAACCAAGTTATTCATGTTGGCTCAGTGGAAACAGCAATAAACTTAGTCAAGCAAGGTATTGGTTATTCTCGACTTCCCTTAACGGTTGTTCAGGAAGAATTGAATAAAAATACAATCAAGCAATTAAAAACACACAATGAAGATAAAGAATATAAGTTCTATCTTTACCTGAATAAAAATTCATTTTCGGCAGGAGATATAAAAAACTTATTGTCCTTAATAAATAATCCACATCAAAATTTAATTAGTGATTAA
- a CDS encoding LysR family transcriptional regulator: MEKSRTTLDQWITLQAVVDYGGFAQAADALHRTQSSISYTINKLEQT, translated from the coding sequence ATGGAAAAATCCCGAACGACTCTCGATCAGTGGATTACCTTACAAGCCGTCGTTGACTACGGTGGCTTTGCTCAGGCCGCAGATGCATTACATAGAACACAATCATCAATTAGCTATACTATCAATAAATTAGAGCAGACTTGA